CAACATCGTCTTCCCCATCAAGGAAAAGCCCCAGGTCCCCTCCATCGGCTACGCCATGTCCGGGGAGATGTATGAGAAAGGCGGCAGGGATGTGCGCTACCGCGGCGTGTTCGATGACAAGGGCCGGATGATGGTCATGATCTGCGGCAACACGGACCTCGGCGACGGCTGGGAGCGGGAGGGGGAGAACCATTTTTACTTCAAAGAGTTCAGCGAGAAGAAAGCCTACCCCATGGGCATCAACATCGTCGTGTACTCCATGACCCACTGAAACGAATCATGAGCGAGCCACACCACCCGGATACCGAAGAGAACATCGTCCGCCGCATCGCGGAGGGGAGGGAGAGGATCAGGCGCGAGCTGGCGAAAGTCATCCGCGGCCAGGACGATGTCATCGAGCAACTGCTCATCGCCCTGCTGTCCGGTGGCCACGCGCTCATCACCGGCGCGCCGGGTCTGGCGAAGACGCTGCTCATCCAGTCCACCGCGCGGCTGTTCCATCTTTCCTTCCACCGCATCCAGTTTACGCCGGACCTCATGCCGGCGGACATCACCGGCACGGAGATCCTGGCGGAGTCTCCGGACGGCGGGCGGCGGCTGGAGTTCGTGAAAGGCCCGCTGTTCGCCAACCTCATCCTGGCGGATGAAATCAACCGCACGCCGCCGAAGACGCAGGCCGCGCTGCTGGAGGCCATGCAGGAACACCAGGTGACCGCCGCGGGCGTGCGCTACTCCCTGGCGGAGCCGTTCTTCGTGCTGGCGACCAAGAACCCCGTGGAGATGGAGGGCACCTATCCGCTGCCGGAGGCGCAGCTCGACCGCTTCATGTTTGACATCCGCATCGACTACCTCAGCGAGGATGACGAGGTGGCGGTCGTCACGCAGACCACGTCCACCCGCCCGGAGCCGATCGAGGCGCTGTTCACCGGAGAGGATCTGCTGGCGTTCCAGGAGGTGGTGCGGCGCACGCCCATCGCGGAGGAGACGGCGCGCTACGCGGTGCGGCTGGTGGGCGCGTCCCGCCCGAACCGCCAGGGCACGCCGGACTTCGTGAACGAGTGGGTGAACTGGGGCGCGGGCCTGCGCGCCGCCCAGTGCCTGGTGCTGGGGGCAAAGGCGCGCACGCTGCTGGCCGGGCGCTCCCATGTCACGCCGGATGACATCCGCGCGCTGGCCCATGCCGTGCTGCGCCACCGGGTGCTGGTGAACTTCCGCGCGGAGGCGGAGGGCATCACGCCGGACGTCATCGTGGACCGCCTGCTGAAACACGTGCCCTCACCCTGATCCATGGCCGCCACCCCCAGACCGTCCGTTTTCGCGGATCCCGCCGCGCTCATGCGTGTGCGTGACCTGGAACTGCGGGCGCGTGCGGTGGTGGAGGGATTCTGGAAAGGGCTGCACCGCAGCGCGCGGCACGGCTATTCCACGGAGTTCGCGGAATACCGTTCCTACGTGCCGGGGGATGACATCCGCTACCTGGACTGGAAGGTGCTCGCCCGCCGCGACCGTTATTTCATCCGCAAGTACAGGGAGGAGACGAACCTGCGCTCCCACGTGCTGCTGGACCTCAGCCGGTCCATGAACTATGGATCCAGTAGCTATACGAAGCTGGACTACGCCCGCACCTTGGCGGCGACGCTGGCCGTCTTTCTCCACCAGCAGGGGGATGAAACCGGGCTGGTCACCTTTGACGAGGGCGTGCGGGACTACCTTCCGCCCCGCCACCGTTCCGGCCACCTGCACGCCATCCTGGCCGCGCTGGGCCGGGAGGCGCTGGGAAAGGTGGCCGCGCTGAAGGCCCCCATCGCCACCATCCTCGGCCGTGGCCGCGCGCGCGGCGT
The sequence above is drawn from the Akkermansiaceae bacterium genome and encodes:
- a CDS encoding MoxR family ATPase; this encodes MSEPHHPDTEENIVRRIAEGRERIRRELAKVIRGQDDVIEQLLIALLSGGHALITGAPGLAKTLLIQSTARLFHLSFHRIQFTPDLMPADITGTEILAESPDGGRRLEFVKGPLFANLILADEINRTPPKTQAALLEAMQEHQVTAAGVRYSLAEPFFVLATKNPVEMEGTYPLPEAQLDRFMFDIRIDYLSEDDEVAVVTQTTSTRPEPIEALFTGEDLLAFQEVVRRTPIAEETARYAVRLVGASRPNRQGTPDFVNEWVNWGAGLRAAQCLVLGAKARTLLAGRSHVTPDDIRALAHAVLRHRVLVNFRAEAEGITPDVIVDRLLKHVPSP
- a CDS encoding DUF58 domain-containing protein — translated: MAATPRPSVFADPAALMRVRDLELRARAVVEGFWKGLHRSARHGYSTEFAEYRSYVPGDDIRYLDWKVLARRDRYFIRKYREETNLRSHVLLDLSRSMNYGSSSYTKLDYARTLAATLAVFLHQQGDETGLVTFDEGVRDYLPPRHRSGHLHAILAALGREALGKVAALKAPIATILGRGRARGVILLISDFLTPLEDLRTPLSALAACGHDITLFQTLDPTEIHFTFGESADFEDMESGRSQMTDPASIRDGYLKKFNAHQDGLKQLCSTLGIIHHLLPIDQPLETALHAYLSDRQGLGPQVQRTRGN